One part of the Orenia metallireducens genome encodes these proteins:
- the treC gene encoding alpha,alpha-phosphotrehalase has product MKSNNIEWWRKSVVYQIYPKSFNDTTGNGVGDLQGIINKLDYLNKLGVDVIWLTPIYKSPQNDNGYDISDYYSIHKEYGTMEDFERLLAEAHQRDIKVIMDIVINHTSTEHRWFKESAKSKDNPYRDFYIWKESQDGREPNNWKSKFGGSAWKYDEATEEYYLHLFDVTQADLNWENKEVREQLYQMMDFWLEKGVDGFRLDVINLISKNQDFPDDDGSVAPGDGRKFYTDGPRVHEYLQEMNQEVFSNYEMMTVGEMSSTDIENCVKYTNPERKELNMTFSFHHLKVDYPNGEKWTVADFDFIELKKILSDWQVGMNQGGGWNALFWCNHDQPRVVSRFGDDGKYHGESAKMLATTIHLMQGTPYIYQGEEFGMTNPNFTDISDYRDVESLNAYRILKSEGRSEEEIMAAIKAKSRDNSRTPVQWSSAENAGFTTGTPWIGVADNYREINAKDAIADQNSIFYHYQRLISLRKELDIITYGDYQLILEDNPDIFAYVRSYEDEKLLVINNFYGKETEFELPAELSDLIDYNNKILISNYDDSSQDIQKISLRPYESIAYYLAKSSLK; this is encoded by the coding sequence ATGAAGAGTAATAATATTGAATGGTGGAGAAAATCGGTTGTCTATCAAATTTACCCTAAAAGTTTTAATGATACTACAGGAAATGGTGTAGGGGATTTACAAGGAATTATAAATAAGCTTGATTACTTGAATAAATTAGGTGTTGATGTAATCTGGTTAACCCCTATTTATAAATCTCCACAGAATGATAATGGTTATGATATCAGTGATTATTATAGCATCCATAAAGAATATGGAACTATGGAAGACTTTGAGAGGTTATTAGCAGAGGCTCACCAGCGAGATATTAAAGTGATTATGGATATTGTAATCAATCATACCTCTACAGAGCATAGGTGGTTTAAGGAGTCTGCTAAATCTAAGGATAATCCCTATCGAGATTTTTATATTTGGAAGGAGTCTCAAGATGGTAGAGAGCCAAATAATTGGAAGTCTAAATTTGGTGGTTCTGCTTGGAAGTATGATGAAGCTACAGAAGAATATTATCTACACCTCTTTGATGTAACTCAGGCTGATTTGAACTGGGAGAATAAAGAGGTGAGAGAGCAGTTATATCAAATGATGGATTTTTGGTTAGAGAAGGGTGTAGATGGTTTTAGATTAGATGTTATTAATTTAATCTCTAAGAATCAAGACTTCCCTGATGATGATGGGTCAGTAGCACCTGGTGATGGCAGGAAGTTCTATACAGATGGTCCACGAGTCCATGAGTATTTACAAGAGATGAATCAAGAGGTCTTCTCTAATTATGAGATGATGACAGTAGGTGAGATGTCCTCAACAGATATCGAAAATTGTGTCAAATATACTAATCCTGAACGCAAGGAGCTGAATATGACCTTCAGTTTTCATCACTTGAAAGTGGATTATCCTAATGGGGAGAAGTGGACTGTTGCAGACTTTGATTTTATTGAACTAAAGAAAATTTTATCAGATTGGCAAGTAGGAATGAATCAAGGTGGAGGGTGGAATGCATTATTTTGGTGTAACCATGACCAGCCACGGGTTGTAAGTAGATTCGGTGATGATGGAAAGTATCATGGTGAGTCTGCTAAGATGCTAGCTACTACAATTCATCTAATGCAAGGGACACCTTATATTTATCAAGGGGAAGAGTTTGGGATGACTAATCCAAACTTTACAGATATCAGTGACTATCGTGATGTAGAGTCTCTAAATGCTTATCGGATTCTTAAATCAGAAGGGAGATCTGAAGAGGAGATAATGGCTGCTATTAAGGCTAAATCAAGGGATAACTCTAGAACCCCAGTTCAGTGGAGTTCAGCTGAAAATGCTGGTTTTACTACAGGTACCCCTTGGATTGGTGTAGCAGATAATTATCGAGAGATTAATGCTAAAGATGCTATTGCAGACCAGAATTCAATCTTCTATCATTATCAAAGGCTGATTAGCTTGAGAAAAGAGTTGGATATTATCACTTATGGTGATTATCAATTAATTTTAGAAGACAATCCGGATATCTTTGCTTATGTTAGAAGCTATGAAGATGAGAAACTATTGGTTATTAATAACTTCTATGGCAAAGAAACAGAGTTTGAATTGCCTGCTGAATTGTCAGATTTAATTGATTATAATAACAAAATCTTAATCTCAAATTATGATGATTCTTCTCAAGATATTCAGAAAATCAGCCTAAGACCTTATGAATCTATCGCCTATTACCTTGCTAAATCATCTTTAAAATGA
- the htpG gene encoding molecular chaperone HtpG, translating into MTANKTETREFQAETKQLLDLMINSIYTNQEIFLRELIANASDAIDKVKFKSLTDLEVLEGDSDFEILIEVDGDNNTLTISDNGIGMTYDEVINNIGTIAQSGTKKFIEQLKDNKEDVSLIGQFGVGFYSAFMVAKKVTLITRAPYEERGVKWESEGDGTYTVEYTDKEQRGTKITLTLREEFSDSNDFENDFTNRNNIKNLVEKYSNYVKYPIKMDFYHEQENEDGEKSVEVETKTLNTMTPLWNRNKDEVSDKEYNQFYKNLSKDWNEPLEVIHKQVEGVVKFNALLYIPAKAPYDFYTADFDKGIKLYSKSVFIMDDCQEILPEYLKFVRGLVDSPDFSLNISREILQHSKQLKVIGKNLEKTILRTLKSMLKKDREKYESFWKEFGRAIKGGIYTDYSNKDKLENLLIFESSHSKDGMTTLAEYIDRISENQEVIYYVTGESREKVENLPQMELLQDKGLEVIYCLDPIDEFVIDILGEYQEVKFKSVLRGDLELDDEQKEEKNEVKQELLEVIKGHLKNKVDDVRLSKRLKSSAVCLVSDEAGMSMSMERILQGMNQNFGKARRILEINPDHQVFSTIERLYEQDAESETLKEYSELLYSLSSLVEGFNPDNPVEFANKISNLMAKAY; encoded by the coding sequence ATGACTGCGAATAAGACAGAGACTAGGGAGTTTCAAGCTGAGACTAAGCAGTTATTAGATTTAATGATCAATTCTATTTATACCAATCAAGAGATCTTTCTAAGAGAGTTGATTGCCAATGCATCAGATGCAATTGACAAGGTTAAATTTAAATCTTTGACTGATTTAGAGGTCTTAGAGGGGGATAGTGATTTTGAAATCTTAATTGAGGTAGATGGAGATAATAATACTTTGACTATCTCTGATAATGGAATTGGAATGACCTATGATGAGGTTATTAATAATATTGGAACCATTGCTCAGTCAGGAACTAAGAAGTTTATTGAGCAATTAAAGGATAATAAAGAAGATGTAAGCTTAATTGGTCAGTTTGGAGTAGGGTTTTATTCTGCCTTTATGGTTGCCAAGAAAGTTACTTTAATTACCCGTGCACCTTATGAAGAGCGTGGGGTAAAGTGGGAGTCTGAAGGTGATGGAACTTATACAGTAGAATATACTGATAAAGAGCAAAGAGGTACTAAGATCACTTTGACTTTGAGAGAAGAGTTTAGTGATTCTAATGATTTTGAGAATGATTTTACTAATAGAAATAATATTAAAAATTTAGTAGAGAAGTACTCTAATTATGTCAAATATCCAATTAAGATGGACTTTTATCATGAACAAGAGAATGAAGATGGAGAGAAGAGTGTTGAAGTAGAGACTAAAACTCTAAATACAATGACTCCATTATGGAATAGAAATAAGGATGAGGTTAGTGATAAAGAGTATAATCAATTTTACAAGAATTTATCTAAAGATTGGAATGAACCATTAGAGGTTATACATAAACAGGTTGAGGGAGTAGTCAAATTTAATGCATTATTATATATTCCTGCTAAAGCACCATATGATTTCTATACAGCAGATTTTGATAAAGGTATTAAGCTTTATTCTAAGAGTGTTTTTATCATGGATGACTGCCAAGAAATATTACCAGAATATTTGAAGTTTGTGCGAGGATTGGTCGATTCACCAGACTTCTCTTTAAACATCTCCCGTGAGATATTACAGCATAGCAAACAGCTAAAGGTAATCGGTAAAAATTTAGAGAAGACGATCTTAAGAACTCTAAAGTCTATGCTCAAAAAAGATAGAGAGAAGTATGAAAGCTTCTGGAAAGAATTTGGTAGAGCCATCAAAGGTGGTATCTATACAGATTACAGCAACAAGGATAAGCTAGAGAATTTATTAATCTTTGAATCTTCTCATTCTAAAGACGGGATGACTACTTTAGCAGAGTATATTGATAGAATCTCTGAAAATCAAGAGGTAATCTACTATGTCACTGGTGAGAGTAGAGAGAAGGTAGAGAATCTACCACAGATGGAGCTATTACAGGATAAAGGCTTAGAGGTAATCTATTGCTTAGATCCAATCGATGAATTTGTAATTGATATCTTAGGGGAGTACCAAGAAGTTAAATTCAAGTCTGTACTCCGTGGTGATTTAGAGTTAGATGATGAGCAAAAAGAAGAGAAAAATGAAGTAAAGCAAGAGTTACTAGAAGTAATTAAAGGGCACTTAAAGAACAAAGTCGATGATGTAAGATTGAGTAAACGCTTGAAATCAAGTGCAGTTTGTTTGGTCAGTGATGAAGCAGGTATGAGTATGTCGATGGAAAGAATCTTACAAGGAATGAATCAGAATTTTGGTAAAGCCCGCAGAATTCTAGAAATCAATCCAGACCATCAAGTTTTTTCCACTATAGAGCGCTTATATGAGCAGGATGCGGAGAGTGAGACTTTAAAGGAGTATAGTGAATTACTCTACTCACTATCATCTTTAGTGGAAGGCTTTAATCCAGATAATCCTGTAGAGTTTGCTAATAAGATCAGTAATTTGATGGCAAAAGCTTATTAA
- a CDS encoding staygreen family protein: MIRLNPDKLSVEFGDKIARTHPIIPRRYTLTHSDITAELFLTIAQKYAYDKINPNRDEVLAEWRLDEHGHYLYISVLVDGEFGLIKAFIRNRIFIQELPLALEAIVYGDQEFFKAHPILNNSPIYVKFISSYPAFNRTEYWGKVSAYK; encoded by the coding sequence ATGATAAGATTAAATCCTGATAAGTTATCAGTTGAATTTGGCGATAAAATAGCTAGAACTCACCCTATTATACCTAGAAGATATACCTTAACCCATTCTGATATTACTGCTGAATTATTTTTGACCATTGCTCAAAAATATGCTTATGATAAGATTAACCCAAACAGAGATGAGGTCTTAGCAGAATGGCGATTAGATGAACACGGTCATTATCTGTATATCAGTGTCTTAGTTGATGGGGAATTTGGATTAATTAAAGCATTTATTAGAAATAGAATCTTCATTCAAGAGTTACCCCTAGCTTTAGAGGCTATAGTCTATGGCGATCAGGAGTTTTTTAAAGCTCACCCTATTTTAAATAACTCACCTATTTATGTAAAATTCATCTCTAGCTATCCTGCCTTCAATCGGACTGAATATTGGGGGAAAGTCTCTGCTTATAAGTAG
- the treP gene encoding PTS system trehalose-specific EIIBC component, with product MAKFTKQAEELLEYIGGKENISAVSHCVTRMRFVLNDTKKADMEKIEKIGCVKGTFTQAGQFQVIIGNEVSDFYNEFVKVSGVSGVSKDAAKKTSRQNLNWLQRMISHLAEIFTPLIPALVVGGLILGFRNVIGDIKLLEEGTKTLTDVSQFWAGVHHFLWLIGEAIFFFLPVGITWSISKKMGATEILGIILGVTLVSPQLLNAYAVAGGAEAPVWDFGFTQIKMIGYQAQVIPAILAGFTLATLENWLRKFVPEYVSMIVIPFFALVPTVLLAHVVLGPIGWTIGSYISNVVYAGLTSAFGWLFAAVFGFAYAPLVITGLHHMTNAIDLQLMSEFGGTNLWPMIALSNIAQGSAVLAIIYLNKDDEEEKQVSIPAAISCYLGVTEPAMFGINLKYIFPFLAAMIGSAIAGLVSVSSGVMANSIGVGGLPGILSIQPQYILMFAVAMLIAIVIPFILTIFFAKNKIAVGRKRV from the coding sequence ATGGCTAAATTTACAAAGCAAGCAGAGGAATTATTAGAGTATATCGGTGGTAAGGAAAACATTTCAGCGGTATCACATTGTGTAACAAGGATGCGTTTTGTATTAAATGATACAAAGAAAGCAGATATGGAAAAGATTGAAAAGATCGGTTGTGTAAAAGGAACCTTTACCCAAGCTGGACAATTTCAAGTTATTATTGGTAATGAAGTATCAGATTTTTACAATGAATTTGTAAAGGTTTCAGGTGTATCTGGTGTAAGTAAGGATGCAGCTAAGAAGACTTCAAGACAGAATTTAAATTGGTTACAGAGAATGATTTCGCATTTGGCTGAGATATTTACACCATTAATTCCAGCTTTAGTAGTTGGTGGTTTGATTTTAGGCTTCCGTAACGTAATTGGAGATATTAAATTATTAGAAGAAGGGACTAAAACTTTAACAGATGTCTCTCAATTTTGGGCTGGAGTCCATCACTTCTTATGGTTGATTGGTGAGGCTATCTTCTTCTTCTTACCTGTAGGAATTACTTGGTCTATCTCTAAGAAGATGGGAGCAACGGAGATATTGGGAATTATACTCGGTGTTACATTAGTTTCTCCACAGCTATTAAATGCATATGCAGTAGCTGGTGGTGCAGAGGCTCCAGTGTGGGACTTTGGCTTTACACAGATTAAGATGATTGGTTATCAAGCACAGGTTATTCCAGCAATTTTAGCAGGGTTTACTTTGGCTACCTTAGAGAATTGGTTACGTAAGTTTGTCCCAGAATATGTTTCAATGATTGTGATTCCCTTCTTTGCCTTAGTACCAACTGTCTTATTGGCTCATGTTGTCTTAGGTCCAATTGGCTGGACAATCGGTTCATATATTTCAAATGTTGTGTATGCAGGACTAACCTCAGCTTTTGGATGGTTATTTGCAGCAGTATTTGGTTTTGCCTATGCACCATTAGTAATAACAGGTTTACATCATATGACAAATGCTATTGACTTACAGTTGATGAGTGAATTTGGGGGAACTAACCTATGGCCAATGATTGCCTTATCTAATATTGCTCAAGGTTCTGCAGTACTAGCAATAATCTATTTAAATAAAGATGATGAAGAGGAGAAGCAGGTCTCTATTCCAGCAGCTATCTCTTGTTATCTAGGAGTAACTGAGCCAGCTATGTTTGGTATCAACTTAAAGTATATCTTCCCATTTTTGGCGGCTATGATTGGTTCAGCGATTGCTGGGTTGGTTTCAGTAAGTTCAGGTGTTATGGCTAACTCAATTGGAGTTGGAGGGTTGCCAGGTATCTTATCTATTCAGCCTCAGTATATATTGATGTTTGCTGTAGCAATGTTAATTGCGATAGTTATCCCATTTATCTTAACAATCTTCTTTGCTAAAAATAAGATTGCTGTAGGAAGAAAGAGAGTATAA
- a CDS encoding YjjG family noncanonical pyrimidine nucleotidase encodes MKYEVILFDADRTLFDFDKAEEHALEQLMNYFEVEYQKEYHLKQYQLINKKLWEELEQELVTPDELKIERFRRLAEELELKIEEQDLSEKYLEFLAEGYFLLKGALKLIKYLHKDYKLAIVTNGLATVQKGRLKASPLKDYFDHLIISEEIGVAKPNPKIFEHTFKEIGHQDKSNVLIVGDSLSSDIQGGINFGIDTCWFNPHNQENLTDLKPTYEISELNELKIVLSGK; translated from the coding sequence ATGAAATACGAAGTTATACTTTTTGATGCAGATAGAACTTTATTCGATTTTGACAAAGCAGAGGAACATGCTCTAGAGCAATTAATGAATTATTTTGAGGTTGAATATCAGAAGGAATATCATCTAAAGCAGTATCAGTTAATTAACAAGAAGTTGTGGGAGGAGCTTGAACAGGAGTTAGTTACACCAGATGAGTTGAAGATAGAGAGATTTAGGAGGTTAGCAGAAGAGCTAGAGTTGAAAATAGAGGAGCAAGATTTGAGTGAAAAGTATTTAGAATTCTTAGCTGAGGGTTATTTTCTACTTAAAGGAGCTTTAAAGTTGATTAAATACTTACATAAGGATTATAAATTAGCAATTGTCACCAATGGTTTAGCAACAGTCCAGAAAGGGAGATTAAAGGCTTCTCCATTAAAAGATTACTTTGACCATTTGATTATTTCAGAGGAGATAGGTGTTGCCAAACCAAATCCTAAAATTTTCGAGCACACCTTTAAAGAGATTGGTCATCAAGATAAGAGTAATGTACTGATAGTAGGTGATAGTCTCAGCTCAGATATACAAGGTGGAATAAACTTTGGAATCGATACTTGTTGGTTTAATCCCCATAATCAAGAGAATTTAACGGATTTAAAGCCTACTTATGAGATTAGTGAGCTAAATGAATTGAAGATAGTATTATCTGGGAAATAA